The Doryrhamphus excisus isolate RoL2022-K1 chromosome 1, RoL_Dexc_1.0, whole genome shotgun sequence genome includes a window with the following:
- the mst1rb gene encoding macrophage-stimulating protein receptor isoform X1, with product MVNWTPQWGTCVWLQTLLALASSGCPSLAPNPVNFSVVYTMPFFQARGPIQNIVNNSLYQEVYVASQNVIEAVNRSLEKTWGLRTGPVGSPECQVCDQCQIDKDPNFLEDTNNQVLLLDTLFMYLYSCGSSQYGVCYFHQLNANGEPPSLSKCLFRANSNSAAYCPDCVASPLGTKVTMVEEGQTVYFFVATTVNESVTQRYGRKSISVRRPLATEDGFYSDVRGLTVLPGLRRTYHIEYVYSFFTQEFVYFLSVQRESPDQDSSPFQTRLGRLPRNEWEMRRYREVILECRFEPKRRRRNAVSEPYKDVVYNVVQAAHFGKAGRELAEELGAEEEDDILYGVFAVTDDSGVTEHDSALCAFPMDNVNKAIAVGVDDCCNSGPEQLSRGLCHFQPCESCPHESMENNATCKDHPTMVSKPYYRVDLFNRQMTNVLLTSLLVTTIDNKTVAHIGTSTGRLLQLVLTRSSPIIFANYSLVENQRVSSIAAVYSSEYLLFVVGDKMIQVPQRGPGCQHFLTCAVCLTAPKFMGCGWCSGVCSWESECSNRWRNESCPPGITGFFPRTAPPDGQTELTVCGWEFQSPLRPAITSRSHQVRLGQTLCAVLPVKSNNTHLVCKIRSSATDLSKPVTITVEVHEGKLEGRYSIDGKAEMPGFTFLIPNITEIQPNYGPRIGGTLITITGAHLDAGTTRRVTLDDVPCPIVSVTEPKGNMSSIICRSQPISEVRDVPLGVFIDKSPVVTTKVFYYKENPKITAVLPDCSFDRGSKITIEGENLDSVYRTIIRFKPNESHLKPVTRECISKASSTRMECITPVFPRDESEEGELSFDMDGAKGLWNKEFSYHPYGRPIPFETEGHELHLYPGFDEVSLHHQKLNLVSSCMTIVMTVAGVDCDAKVLDNEITCRIPKNITIPGEGLPVKISINGQVHNVGTVIRVSNHYMVGIVLGILAALVAGAVLAFVVMKHLRKKKKASMVETRLAHSASRSASNSVEMSPVGDYRRVVSLNPPTPMVGSVAFPSLAYAASSIDVTLTPLMAAEKISISSFRPELLEEVKDVLIPAEMLIVQHHRIIGKGHFGTVYHGYFTDHNSREIHCAVKSLNRITDVEEVEQFLKEGIIMKGFHHTNVLSLLGILLPQEGLPLVVLPYMKHGDLRHFIRCEKRNPTVKDLIGFGLQVAKGMEYLAQKKFVHRDLAARNCMLDESYTVKVADFGMARDVFDKEYYSIQDHRKAKLPVKWMAIESLRTQKFTSKSDVWSFGVLMWEMLTRGASPYPEVDPYDITHYLLKGRRLPQPQYCPGPLYSIMLECWDPDPELRPNFATLASAVTTILSSLEGEHYISLNVTYVNLDQPRPYPALTESADECDSTDAEDDDSISS from the exons ATGGTCAACTGGACCCCCCAGTGGGGGACATGTGTCTGGCTTCAGACTCTTCTGGCCTTGGCCTCGTCCGGCTGTCCCTCACTGGCTCCGAACCCGGTCAACTTCTCAGTGGTTTACACCATGCCGTTCTTCCAAGCACGGGGCCCCATCCAGAACATCGTGAACAACTCCCTTTACCAGGAGGTGTACGTCGCTTCTCAGAATGTGATCGAAGCGGTCAACAGAAGCTTGGAGAAGACGTGGGGGCTTCGCACCGGCCCCGTGGGAAGTCCAGAGTGTCAGGTTTGCGATCAGTGTCAAATTGACAAAGACCCCAATTTCCTGGAAGACACAAACAATCAGGTGTTGCTGTTGGATACTctctttatgtatttgtattcctGTGGAAGCTCCCAATATGGCGTATGCTACTTTCACCAACTCAACGCTAACGGAGAGCCACCTTCTCTTTCCAAGTGTTTGTTCCGGGCGAATTCCAACTCTGCCGCCTactgtcctgactgtgtggccagccCTCTCGGCACCAAAGTCACCATGGTGGAAGAGGGTCAGACGGTGTACTTCTTTGTTGCCACCACTGTCAACGAAAGCGTAACTCAGCGCTACGGCAGGAAGTCCATATCGGTGCGGCGACCGCTGGCAACGGAGGATGGCTTCTACAGTGACGTTCGTGGCCTGACCGTCCTTCCTGGGCTGAGGAGGACTTACCATATTGAATACGTGTACAGCTTTTTCACTCAGGAGTTTGTCTACTTCCTGTCGGTTCAAAGAGAGAGCCCGGATCAGGATTCATCGCCCTTTCAAACCCGCCTCGGCCGTCTCCCGCGCAATGAATGGGAGATGAGGCGATACCGCGAGGTCATCCTCGAGTGTCGCTTTGAACCCAAACGGCGGAGGAGGAATGCGGTCAGCGAACCCTACAAGGATGTGGTTTACAACGTGGTTCAGGCAGCCCATTTTGGCAAAGCAGGCAGGGAGCTAGCGGAGGAGTTGGGagcggaggaagaggatgacatCCTCTACGGGGTTTTTGCTGTGACCGACGACAGCGGAGTCACCGAGCATGATTCAGCCCTTTGCGCCTTCCCCATGGACAACGTGAATAAAGCGATCGCGGTTGGGGTGGACGACTGCTGTAATTCCGGACCGGAGCAACTCTCCAGGGGGCTCTGCCACTTCCAGCCCTGTGAGAGCTGCCCTCATGAG AGCATGGAGAACAACGCCACATGCAAAGACCATCCAACAATGGTTTCCAAGCCGTACTACCGAGTGGACCTATTCAACCGACAGATGACAAATGTTCTTCTCACCTCCCTGTTGGTCACCACAATTGACAACAAGACCGTCGCCCACATCGGCACCTCCACCGGTCGATTACTTCAG cTCGTGCTGACAAGATCAAGCCCCATTATCTTTGCTAACTACTCTTTGGTGGAGAACCAGAGGGTTTCATCCATTGCTGCGGTGTACTCGTCGGAGTATCTCCTGTTTGTGGTTGGAGACAAG ATGATTCAGGTTCCCCAGAGAGGACCCGGCTGTCAGCACTTCCTGACCTGTGCCGTGTGTCTGACGGCCCCTAAATTCATGGGCTGTGGCTGGTGCTCGGGTGTCTGCTCATGGGAGAGCGAGTGCTCTAATCGGTGGAGGAATGAGTCCTGCCCACCAGGGATCACCGGG TTTTTTCCACGGACTGCTCCCCCTGATGGTCAAACAGAGCTAACGGTGTGTGGATGGGAGTTCCAGTCCCCTTTAAGACCCGCTATTACGTCCAGAAGCCACCAAGTACGACTGGGACAGACCTTATGCGCTGTGCTTCCGGTCAAGAGTAACAACACACA cctggTTTGTAAGATTCGCTCCAGCGCCACTGACCTGTCTAAGCCAGTCACCATTACAGTGGAAGTGCATGAGGGCAAGTTGGAGGGACGCTACTCTATTGACGGGAAGGCAGAAATGCCAGGCTTCACATTTCTG ATTCCCAACATCACCGAAATCCAACCCAACTATGGGCCTCGCATTGGCGGAACGTTGATCACAATAACCGGAGCTCACTTGGATGCCGGAACCACAAGGAGAGTCACACTCGACGATGTGCCGTGCCCAATTGTGAG CGTCACAGAACCTAAAGGCAATATGTCCTCCATCATCTGTCGCTCCCAGCCCATCTCAGAGGTGAGGGACGTCCCTCTAGGTGTTTTCATTGACAAGTCTCCTGTGGTCACAACAAAGGTCTTCTACTACAAAGAAAACCCAAAGATTACAGCCGTGCTGCCCGACTGCAGCTTTGACAG GGGGTCGAAAATAACCATCGAAGGAGAGAACCTTGATTCTGTTTATCGGACCATCATCCGCTTTAAACCCAACGAGAGCCACCTGAAGCCTGTGACACGG GAGTGCATCAGCAAGGCCTCGTCCACGAGGATGGAATGCATCACTCCTGTCTTCCCAAGGGATGAGTCAGAAGAAGGAGAGCTTTCTTTCGACATGGATGGTGCAAAGGGACTTTGGAACAAGGAGTTTTCCTACCACCCCTACGGCCGACCAataccttttgaaacagaggGACATGAGCTGCATTTGTACCCCGGGTTTGATGAAGTTTCACTCCAT CATCAGAAACTGAACCTGGTGAGCTCCTGCATGACCATCGTTATGACGGTGGCGGGCGTCGATTGTGATGCTAAAGTCCTGGACAATGAAATCACCTGCAGGATACCCAAAAACATAACAATCCCCGGCGAGGGATTGCCAGTAAAG ATCTCCATTAACGGACAAGTCCACAATGTGGGTACCGTGATCCGAGTCAGCAACCACTACATGGTCGGGATAGTGCTGGGGATCTTGGCGGCTCTGGTGGCCGGGGCTGTGCTAGCCTTCGTTGTCATGAAGCACTTgcggaagaaaaagaaag CCTCCATGGTGGAGACCCGTTTGGCTCACAGTGCTAGCCGTTCCGCGTCAAATAGCGTGGAGATGTCACCCGTTGGGGACTACAGGAGAG TAGTGTCCCTCAATCCTCCGACTCCCATGGTTGGGTCCGTGGCCTTCCCCAGCTTGGCCTACGCTGCAAGCAGTATAGACGTGACCCTCACTCCTCTCATGGCGGCAGAGAAAATCTCCATTTCCAGTTTTAGGCCGGAGCTGCTGGAGGAAGTGAAGGATGTTCTCATTCCTGCTGAAATGCTGATCGTGCAGCACCATCGGATCATTGGCaaag GTCATTTTGGAACAGTCTATCATGGCTACTTCACTGACCATAACAGCAGAGAAATACACTGTGCTGTCAAATCTTTAAATC GAATAACAGAcgtggaggaggtggagcagTTTCTGAAAGAAGGCATCATAATGAAGGGGTTCCATCACACCAATGTGCTGTCTCTGCTGGGCATCCTTCTCCCACAAGAAGGTCTCCCGCTGGTGGTTCTCCCCTACATGAAACATGGAGACCTGCGTCATTTCATACGCTGCGAAAAGAGG AACCCAACTGTGAAGGATCTGATCGGCTTCGGGCTGCAGGTTGCCAAGGGGATGGAGTATTTGGCTCAGAAGAAATTTGTTCACAGAGACCTTGCGGCACGCAACTGCAT GCTGGATGAGTCCTACACGGTCAAGGTGGCAGACTTTGGCATGGCCAGGGATGTTTTCGATAAGGAGTACTACAGTATCCAAGACCACAGAAAGGCAAAACTGCCCGTCAAATGGATGGCCATCGAGAGTCTACGGACGCAGAAATTTACTTCAAAGTCCGATGTG TGGTCCTTTGGTGTGCTGATGTGGGAGATGCTGACCAGAGGAGCGAGCCCTTACCCAGAAGTGGACCCCTATGACATAACACACTACTTACTGAAGGGCAGAAGGCTCCCCCAGCCTCAGTACTGCCCTGGCCCTTT GTATAGCATTATGCTCGAGTGCTGGGACCCCGATCCAGAGTTGCGGCCTAACTTTGCTACGCTGGCGTCGGCCGTCACCACGATCCTATCCAGCCTCGAGGGAGAACACTACATCAGTCTGAATGTCACTTATGTAAACCTGGACCAGCCACGCCCCTACCCGGCTCTCACCGAATCTGCTGATGAATGTGACTCAACTGATGCTGAAGACGATGACTCCATCTCCTCCTGA
- the mst1rb gene encoding macrophage-stimulating protein receptor isoform X2, with protein MVNWTPQWGTCVWLQTLLALASSGCPSLAPNPVNFSVVYTMPFFQARGPIQNIVNNSLYQEVYVASQNVIEAVNRSLEKTWGLRTGPVGSPECQVCDQCQIDKDPNFLEDTNNQVLLLDTLFMYLYSCGSSQYGVCYFHQLNANGEPPSLSKCLFRANSNSAAYCPDCVASPLGTKVTMVEEGQTVYFFVATTVNESVTQRYGRKSISVRRPLATEDGFYSDVRGLTVLPGLRRTYHIEYVYSFFTQEFVYFLSVQRESPDQDSSPFQTRLGRLPRNEWEMRRYREVILECRFEPKRRRRNAVSEPYKDVVYNVVQAAHFGKAGRELAEELGAEEEDDILYGVFAVTDDSGVTEHDSALCAFPMDNVNKAIAVGVDDCCNSGPEQLSRGLCHFQPCESCPHESMENNATCKDHPTMVSKPYYRVDLFNRQMTNVLLTSLLVTTIDNKTVAHIGTSTGRLLQLVLTRSSPIIFANYSLVENQRVSSIAAVYSSEYLLFVVGDKMIQVPQRGPGCQHFLTCAVCLTAPKFMGCGWCSGVCSWESECSNRWRNESCPPGITGFFPRTAPPDGQTELTVCGWEFQSPLRPAITSRSHQVRLGQTLCAVLPVKSNNTHLVCKIRSSATDLSKPVTITVEVHEGKLEGRYSIDGKAEMPGFTFLIPNITEIQPNYGPRIGGTLITITGAHLDAGTTRRVTLDDVPCPIVSVTEPKGNMSSIICRSQPISEVRDVPLGVFIDKSPVVTTKVFYYKENPKITAVLPDCSFDRGSKITIEGENLDSVYRTIIRFKPNESHLKPVTRECISKASSTRMECITPVFPRDESEEGELSFDMDGAKGLWNKEFSYHPYGRPIPFETEGHELHLYPGFDEVSLHHQKLNLVSSCMTIVMTVAGVDCDAKVLDNEITCRIPKNITIPGEGLPVKISINGQVHNVGTVIRVSNHYMVGIVLGILAALVAGAVLAFVVMKHLRKKKKASMVETRLAHSASRSASNSVEMSPVGDYRRVSLNPPTPMVGSVAFPSLAYAASSIDVTLTPLMAAEKISISSFRPELLEEVKDVLIPAEMLIVQHHRIIGKGHFGTVYHGYFTDHNSREIHCAVKSLNRITDVEEVEQFLKEGIIMKGFHHTNVLSLLGILLPQEGLPLVVLPYMKHGDLRHFIRCEKRNPTVKDLIGFGLQVAKGMEYLAQKKFVHRDLAARNCMLDESYTVKVADFGMARDVFDKEYYSIQDHRKAKLPVKWMAIESLRTQKFTSKSDVWSFGVLMWEMLTRGASPYPEVDPYDITHYLLKGRRLPQPQYCPGPLYSIMLECWDPDPELRPNFATLASAVTTILSSLEGEHYISLNVTYVNLDQPRPYPALTESADECDSTDAEDDDSISS; from the exons ATGGTCAACTGGACCCCCCAGTGGGGGACATGTGTCTGGCTTCAGACTCTTCTGGCCTTGGCCTCGTCCGGCTGTCCCTCACTGGCTCCGAACCCGGTCAACTTCTCAGTGGTTTACACCATGCCGTTCTTCCAAGCACGGGGCCCCATCCAGAACATCGTGAACAACTCCCTTTACCAGGAGGTGTACGTCGCTTCTCAGAATGTGATCGAAGCGGTCAACAGAAGCTTGGAGAAGACGTGGGGGCTTCGCACCGGCCCCGTGGGAAGTCCAGAGTGTCAGGTTTGCGATCAGTGTCAAATTGACAAAGACCCCAATTTCCTGGAAGACACAAACAATCAGGTGTTGCTGTTGGATACTctctttatgtatttgtattcctGTGGAAGCTCCCAATATGGCGTATGCTACTTTCACCAACTCAACGCTAACGGAGAGCCACCTTCTCTTTCCAAGTGTTTGTTCCGGGCGAATTCCAACTCTGCCGCCTactgtcctgactgtgtggccagccCTCTCGGCACCAAAGTCACCATGGTGGAAGAGGGTCAGACGGTGTACTTCTTTGTTGCCACCACTGTCAACGAAAGCGTAACTCAGCGCTACGGCAGGAAGTCCATATCGGTGCGGCGACCGCTGGCAACGGAGGATGGCTTCTACAGTGACGTTCGTGGCCTGACCGTCCTTCCTGGGCTGAGGAGGACTTACCATATTGAATACGTGTACAGCTTTTTCACTCAGGAGTTTGTCTACTTCCTGTCGGTTCAAAGAGAGAGCCCGGATCAGGATTCATCGCCCTTTCAAACCCGCCTCGGCCGTCTCCCGCGCAATGAATGGGAGATGAGGCGATACCGCGAGGTCATCCTCGAGTGTCGCTTTGAACCCAAACGGCGGAGGAGGAATGCGGTCAGCGAACCCTACAAGGATGTGGTTTACAACGTGGTTCAGGCAGCCCATTTTGGCAAAGCAGGCAGGGAGCTAGCGGAGGAGTTGGGagcggaggaagaggatgacatCCTCTACGGGGTTTTTGCTGTGACCGACGACAGCGGAGTCACCGAGCATGATTCAGCCCTTTGCGCCTTCCCCATGGACAACGTGAATAAAGCGATCGCGGTTGGGGTGGACGACTGCTGTAATTCCGGACCGGAGCAACTCTCCAGGGGGCTCTGCCACTTCCAGCCCTGTGAGAGCTGCCCTCATGAG AGCATGGAGAACAACGCCACATGCAAAGACCATCCAACAATGGTTTCCAAGCCGTACTACCGAGTGGACCTATTCAACCGACAGATGACAAATGTTCTTCTCACCTCCCTGTTGGTCACCACAATTGACAACAAGACCGTCGCCCACATCGGCACCTCCACCGGTCGATTACTTCAG cTCGTGCTGACAAGATCAAGCCCCATTATCTTTGCTAACTACTCTTTGGTGGAGAACCAGAGGGTTTCATCCATTGCTGCGGTGTACTCGTCGGAGTATCTCCTGTTTGTGGTTGGAGACAAG ATGATTCAGGTTCCCCAGAGAGGACCCGGCTGTCAGCACTTCCTGACCTGTGCCGTGTGTCTGACGGCCCCTAAATTCATGGGCTGTGGCTGGTGCTCGGGTGTCTGCTCATGGGAGAGCGAGTGCTCTAATCGGTGGAGGAATGAGTCCTGCCCACCAGGGATCACCGGG TTTTTTCCACGGACTGCTCCCCCTGATGGTCAAACAGAGCTAACGGTGTGTGGATGGGAGTTCCAGTCCCCTTTAAGACCCGCTATTACGTCCAGAAGCCACCAAGTACGACTGGGACAGACCTTATGCGCTGTGCTTCCGGTCAAGAGTAACAACACACA cctggTTTGTAAGATTCGCTCCAGCGCCACTGACCTGTCTAAGCCAGTCACCATTACAGTGGAAGTGCATGAGGGCAAGTTGGAGGGACGCTACTCTATTGACGGGAAGGCAGAAATGCCAGGCTTCACATTTCTG ATTCCCAACATCACCGAAATCCAACCCAACTATGGGCCTCGCATTGGCGGAACGTTGATCACAATAACCGGAGCTCACTTGGATGCCGGAACCACAAGGAGAGTCACACTCGACGATGTGCCGTGCCCAATTGTGAG CGTCACAGAACCTAAAGGCAATATGTCCTCCATCATCTGTCGCTCCCAGCCCATCTCAGAGGTGAGGGACGTCCCTCTAGGTGTTTTCATTGACAAGTCTCCTGTGGTCACAACAAAGGTCTTCTACTACAAAGAAAACCCAAAGATTACAGCCGTGCTGCCCGACTGCAGCTTTGACAG GGGGTCGAAAATAACCATCGAAGGAGAGAACCTTGATTCTGTTTATCGGACCATCATCCGCTTTAAACCCAACGAGAGCCACCTGAAGCCTGTGACACGG GAGTGCATCAGCAAGGCCTCGTCCACGAGGATGGAATGCATCACTCCTGTCTTCCCAAGGGATGAGTCAGAAGAAGGAGAGCTTTCTTTCGACATGGATGGTGCAAAGGGACTTTGGAACAAGGAGTTTTCCTACCACCCCTACGGCCGACCAataccttttgaaacagaggGACATGAGCTGCATTTGTACCCCGGGTTTGATGAAGTTTCACTCCAT CATCAGAAACTGAACCTGGTGAGCTCCTGCATGACCATCGTTATGACGGTGGCGGGCGTCGATTGTGATGCTAAAGTCCTGGACAATGAAATCACCTGCAGGATACCCAAAAACATAACAATCCCCGGCGAGGGATTGCCAGTAAAG ATCTCCATTAACGGACAAGTCCACAATGTGGGTACCGTGATCCGAGTCAGCAACCACTACATGGTCGGGATAGTGCTGGGGATCTTGGCGGCTCTGGTGGCCGGGGCTGTGCTAGCCTTCGTTGTCATGAAGCACTTgcggaagaaaaagaaag CCTCCATGGTGGAGACCCGTTTGGCTCACAGTGCTAGCCGTTCCGCGTCAAATAGCGTGGAGATGTCACCCGTTGGGGACTACAGGAGAG TGTCCCTCAATCCTCCGACTCCCATGGTTGGGTCCGTGGCCTTCCCCAGCTTGGCCTACGCTGCAAGCAGTATAGACGTGACCCTCACTCCTCTCATGGCGGCAGAGAAAATCTCCATTTCCAGTTTTAGGCCGGAGCTGCTGGAGGAAGTGAAGGATGTTCTCATTCCTGCTGAAATGCTGATCGTGCAGCACCATCGGATCATTGGCaaag GTCATTTTGGAACAGTCTATCATGGCTACTTCACTGACCATAACAGCAGAGAAATACACTGTGCTGTCAAATCTTTAAATC GAATAACAGAcgtggaggaggtggagcagTTTCTGAAAGAAGGCATCATAATGAAGGGGTTCCATCACACCAATGTGCTGTCTCTGCTGGGCATCCTTCTCCCACAAGAAGGTCTCCCGCTGGTGGTTCTCCCCTACATGAAACATGGAGACCTGCGTCATTTCATACGCTGCGAAAAGAGG AACCCAACTGTGAAGGATCTGATCGGCTTCGGGCTGCAGGTTGCCAAGGGGATGGAGTATTTGGCTCAGAAGAAATTTGTTCACAGAGACCTTGCGGCACGCAACTGCAT GCTGGATGAGTCCTACACGGTCAAGGTGGCAGACTTTGGCATGGCCAGGGATGTTTTCGATAAGGAGTACTACAGTATCCAAGACCACAGAAAGGCAAAACTGCCCGTCAAATGGATGGCCATCGAGAGTCTACGGACGCAGAAATTTACTTCAAAGTCCGATGTG TGGTCCTTTGGTGTGCTGATGTGGGAGATGCTGACCAGAGGAGCGAGCCCTTACCCAGAAGTGGACCCCTATGACATAACACACTACTTACTGAAGGGCAGAAGGCTCCCCCAGCCTCAGTACTGCCCTGGCCCTTT GTATAGCATTATGCTCGAGTGCTGGGACCCCGATCCAGAGTTGCGGCCTAACTTTGCTACGCTGGCGTCGGCCGTCACCACGATCCTATCCAGCCTCGAGGGAGAACACTACATCAGTCTGAATGTCACTTATGTAAACCTGGACCAGCCACGCCCCTACCCGGCTCTCACCGAATCTGCTGATGAATGTGACTCAACTGATGCTGAAGACGATGACTCCATCTCCTCCTGA